From Borrelia sp. A-FGy1, a single genomic window includes:
- a CDS encoding DUF777 family protein has translation MQSRTQKYSEFRYYTNLENMAYVHHETLDKMCENIFISRIGIVKEFDYKTQEGVVVIPEFGSLNIETKNISNMKLHLQTNDKVILLQSSVNLFDIEDTNYFDKTYFYIINSIDIKTIEKAVIDIDQFELKNHTLDIKAEESINIESKDLNINANKIKIKASNPISISTNNASLYDILNSLINTLEKLKFVQELDAMKDLQLQMPILKTKLNKLLL, from the coding sequence ATGCAATCAAGAACACAAAAGTATAGCGAATTTAGATACTACACAAATTTAGAAAATATGGCATATGTTCACCATGAAACACTAGATAAAATGTGTGAAAATATTTTCATATCAAGAATAGGAATAGTTAAGGAATTTGACTACAAAACACAAGAGGGGGTAGTAGTAATACCAGAATTTGGTAGTCTTAATATTGAAACTAAAAATATATCAAATATGAAACTTCACTTGCAAACAAATGATAAGGTTATTCTACTGCAATCAAGTGTCAATTTATTTGATATAGAGGATACAAATTATTTTGATAAAACATACTTTTATATCATAAACAGCATTGATATTAAGACTATAGAAAAAGCTGTTATTGATATTGATCAATTTGAATTAAAAAATCACACTCTTGATATAAAGGCAGAAGAGTCAATTAACATTGAATCAAAAGATTTAAATATAAATGCCAATAAGATTAAAATTAAAGCAAGTAATCCTATATCAATTTCTACCAATAATGCAAGCTTATATGATATTCTAAATTCCTTAATAAACACGCTAGAAAAGTTAAAATTTGTACAAGAATTAGATGCCATGAAAGATTTACAATTACAAATGCCAATTCTTAAAACAAAACTTAATAAATTACTCTTATAA
- a CDS encoding DUF276 domain-containing protein (DUF276 is restricted to Borreliella and related spirochetes.), whose translation MSSPSIFTQDNGITVKSTEEILNEKKDMLKKKGILIARNSIFDIVNYPSSEIDRQILIALSDLFKRIDEGGNFFKEWEDKLSIPSSSTFDAVRKAFLQIDGVKYCNLTSGAGIVATFLIITDKSYFLNGDFKTLNTRIKNQIWEVFYKVMPSGTAFIGDIKVDGLNDMLQKKTYKFSLGKPKYIYMKAYYKINHKDYIHIDIDTKIREIYKQIIDTNYRDMGIDFAYQDFLAPVSMIKGIKSIRIGILVKEDDKTENKSINDSQYTFNKDIEVNPNEILLFDTTQRLFIDIDKE comes from the coding sequence ATGAGTAGTCCAAGCATATTTACCCAAGATAATGGTATTACAGTAAAATCAACAGAAGAAATTCTAAATGAAAAAAAGGATATGCTTAAAAAGAAAGGTATCCTTATAGCACGAAATAGCATATTTGACATAGTTAATTATCCTAGCTCAGAAATTGATAGGCAAATACTTATAGCATTAAGTGACTTATTTAAGCGTATTGATGAGGGTGGTAACTTTTTTAAAGAATGGGAAGATAAGCTTAGCATACCAAGTAGCTCTACTTTTGATGCTGTAAGAAAAGCATTCCTTCAAATTGATGGGGTTAAATATTGTAATCTTACAAGTGGTGCAGGAATAGTTGCCACATTCTTAATAATTACAGATAAATCTTACTTTCTAAATGGTGATTTTAAGACACTAAACACTCGAATTAAGAATCAAATATGGGAAGTGTTTTATAAAGTCATGCCTAGTGGTACCGCATTCATAGGGGATATTAAAGTTGACGGGCTTAATGATATGCTACAAAAGAAGACTTATAAATTTAGCTTAGGTAAGCCTAAATATATCTACATGAAGGCTTATTACAAAATCAATCATAAAGATTACATTCATATTGATATTGACACTAAGATTAGAGAAATTTATAAACAAATAATTGATACAAATTATCGTGATATGGGTATTGATTTTGCGTATCAAGATTTCTTAGCACCTGTAAGCATGATTAAGGGAATAAAATCAATACGTATTGGAATTCTTGTTAAAGAAGATGATAAAACAGAGAATAAATCTATAAACGATAGCCAGTATACATTTAATAAAGACATAGAAGTAAACCCTAATGAGATTTTGCTTTTCGATACTACACAGCGGCTATTCATTGACATTGACAAGGAATAA
- a CDS encoding DUF792 family protein — translation MNFDLFKKITNPDKLLDLVKDSPWGLDDTNNPSLKLEREKAYKTIKANSRLILEICNQIIVLFGSGSNWMALYPRLDFLGLGFIPQLFLISATNEYIEISTGQDGATYPVINPVTRNLQNASYNIYGKPYTITLNEGILTSFYEKIIFDEALKRIPAFNAVFRETKTLVRKQLEERVKAGVPFSFFSPLTGYIGYTKIPRLVSRPTEYEGTYNISITIEEIEVGYIEDFEFE, via the coding sequence ATGAATTTTGATTTATTTAAAAAAATAACAAATCCCGATAAATTACTAGATTTAGTCAAAGATTCTCCATGGGGCCTAGATGATACTAATAACCCTAGTCTTAAACTAGAGAGAGAGAAGGCATATAAAACAATTAAGGCTAACTCACGGCTAATATTAGAGATTTGTAATCAAATTATAGTTTTATTTGGTAGTGGCAGTAATTGGATGGCACTTTACCCCCGTCTTGACTTCCTAGGTTTAGGGTTTATTCCACAACTATTTCTAATATCGGCTACAAATGAATACATAGAAATATCAACAGGACAAGACGGTGCTACTTATCCTGTAATAAATCCTGTAACACGTAACTTACAAAATGCTAGTTACAATATCTATGGTAAGCCGTACACTATTACACTTAATGAGGGGATTTTGACTAGTTTTTATGAAAAAATTATTTTTGATGAAGCATTAAAGCGAATACCCGCATTTAATGCAGTATTTAGGGAAACTAAAACTTTGGTTAGAAAACAATTAGAAGAGCGTGTCAAAGCAGGAGTCCCATTCTCCTTTTTCTCACCACTTACAGGATACATAGGCTACACAAAAATCCCGCGTCTTGTCTCACGCCCCACAGAATATGAGGGTACATATAATATATCAATTACTATAGAAGAAATTGAAGTAGGCTATATAGAGGATTTTGAATTTGAATAA
- a CDS encoding DUF787 family protein, whose translation LLVNLHPFVCLINPCEEKHTADIISLANPNNFIVFSKTTKDLPNALKSKISSELDNLILFYNKETTTKEGGKEYDNTHVKFISQYLYQASMFHATNPYGIRIKAEPIITDTELIGCLRKSNINFYTLLNETGYDGVLAIKEGLDLAGRPIDEIFTYYYIKNKATQELIRIWNQNNRSNSKLSSAQLEGTSSNVYTSALEVLFKRLKDNGLIYSYSDIKLKIEPVDASLKAELSVMVQYNHSFNEVVLKITAEDINAIFKGVNK comes from the coding sequence ATCTTTTAGTAAACTTACATCCATTTGTATGTCTTATAAATCCTTGTGAAGAAAAACACACAGCAGATATCATTTCTCTTGCAAACCCAAATAATTTCATTGTATTTAGCAAAACAACAAAAGACTTGCCTAACGCACTTAAGAGTAAGATTTCCTCTGAGCTAGATAATCTTATTCTATTTTATAACAAGGAAACTACTACTAAAGAGGGTGGTAAGGAATATGATAATACACATGTTAAGTTTATATCACAGTATCTATATCAAGCTAGCATGTTTCATGCTACAAATCCTTATGGAATAAGAATCAAGGCAGAACCTATTATAACAGATACAGAGCTTATTGGTTGCTTAAGAAAGAGTAATATTAATTTTTATACCCTTCTTAATGAGACAGGATATGATGGAGTACTTGCTATTAAGGAAGGTCTTGACCTTGCAGGACGCCCTATTGATGAGATATTTACATATTACTATATAAAAAACAAAGCAACACAAGAACTTATAAGAATATGGAATCAAAACAACAGAAGTAACTCTAAATTAAGCTCAGCACAACTAGAGGGTACAAGTTCTAATGTATATACTTCAGCACTAGAGGTACTCTTTAAAAGACTTAAGGACAATGGTCTTATTTACTCATACAGTGATATCAAACTCAAGATAGAACCTGTTGATGCCTCATTAAAAGCAGAACTTAGTGTTATGGTTCAATACAATCATAGCTTTAATGAGGTAGTACTAAAGATTACAGCAGAAGATATTAATGCAATATTTAAGGGGGTAAATAAATGA
- a CDS encoding DUF1463 family protein, producing MTYSGHTSFQTFKDTVFIFNEHEFKHGRIKVTKGKSDIAKTSALGDMAFFLKPETNFYIIELEVTKNSFDYKKLMSFYNKQENGEQRPEDNYKPLTFLDKQGGVKITTQHAFFTSYSELSYNPEDSTEVTFTLNAIKCSTEFVDS from the coding sequence ATGACATACAGTGGACACACTAGTTTTCAAACTTTTAAAGACACCGTATTTATTTTCAATGAGCACGAGTTTAAGCATGGAAGGATTAAGGTAACTAAGGGTAAGAGTGATATAGCTAAAACATCAGCACTAGGTGACATGGCATTTTTCCTAAAGCCAGAGACTAATTTTTATATTATAGAATTAGAGGTTACTAAGAATAGTTTTGACTATAAAAAATTAATGTCATTTTATAATAAACAAGAAAATGGTGAACAAAGGCCAGAAGATAATTATAAGCCCTTAACTTTTCTTGATAAACAAGGCGGAGTTAAGATTACAACACAACATGCATTCTTTACAAGCTATTCCGAACTTTCATATAACCCTGAAGATTCTACAGAAGTTACATTTACTCTTAATGCAATAAAATGTAGCACCGAATTTGTTGATAGCTAA
- a CDS encoding DUF1473 family protein has product MRYSLVILTKNDTLKFEIETMSMYEWDTLLGFNNTIDTIYDINKFELILKHMIPSFKHEFYDSFLKFFYCEIIDKDKRFAEIYKTDLFFIVYNLQYDTFKNLQTERLPKLIYIEGFIDLKLNLNKYDYINENEWNYEYVTNLLTKVT; this is encoded by the coding sequence ATGCGTTATTCATTAGTAATACTTACCAAGAACGATACTCTTAAGTTTGAAATAGAGACTATGTCAATGTATGAATGGGATACCCTTTTAGGATTTAATAACACAATAGATACTATTTATGACATAAACAAATTTGAACTTATATTAAAGCACATGATACCTTCATTTAAGCATGAATTTTATGATTCATTCTTGAAATTCTTTTACTGCGAAATTATAGATAAAGATAAAAGATTTGCAGAAATTTATAAAACAGACTTATTTTTTATAGTTTATAACCTGCAGTATGATACATTTAAAAATCTACAAACAGAGCGATTACCTAAACTTATATATATAGAAGGTTTTATAGACTTAAAGCTTAATTTGAATAAATATGACTACATTAATGAAAATGAATGGAATTATGAGTATGTGACTAATCTTTTGACTAAAGTAACTTAA
- a CDS encoding DUF693 family protein, whose translation MVFKGNEELFLPANIANTKINHSLTCNSLNEFLTALARNYTIICKAEPQDKNNNIDIIYRFYYKSIAARENESKSFKPLALEKFGLHFIPQQDLKYSQESRQQLVYWNAQVLYTHKIAINDRVSFYDRFNNLITGRVEETSAFLSSRGPCVLNLSIKDDKNILSQMI comes from the coding sequence ATGGTATTTAAGGGTAATGAGGAATTATTCTTACCTGCAAATATCGCAAATACTAAAATTAACCATTCATTAACATGTAATTCGTTAAATGAATTCTTAACCGCATTAGCACGTAATTATACAATTATTTGTAAAGCAGAACCACAAGATAAGAATAATAATATAGACATAATATACCGCTTTTATTATAAATCTATAGCAGCCAGAGAAAATGAGAGTAAATCATTTAAACCACTTGCACTTGAAAAGTTTGGACTACACTTTATTCCTCAACAAGACTTAAAGTATTCACAAGAGAGTAGGCAACAATTAGTTTATTGGAATGCACAAGTGCTTTATACGCACAAAATAGCTATTAATGATAGAGTATCCTTTTATGATAGATTTAATAATCTTATAACAGGTAGAGTAGAGGAAACTAGTGCTTTTTTGTCTAGTAGAGGGCCTTGTGTACTCAATTTAAGCATAAAAGATGATAAGAATATACTTTCACAAATGATTTAG
- a CDS encoding DUF693 family protein produces MIKYDFKIEFYNYDDAKYIVASKPKLTIDTEKTRAYTEISIGNNYAAESGMLYKSGTLKVYNVPLTFNQDRRLNIKFHDAIKISYKKLAYSREYHFLLNGLIHTPMDTDYLSRDFSVDYDITNSIFNVKINSIFQEQKDSTRLDSPLIKRNINFKG; encoded by the coding sequence GTGATTAAATATGATTTTAAAATTGAATTTTATAATTACGATGATGCTAAATACATAGTAGCATCTAAGCCTAAGCTTACAATTGATACAGAAAAGACAAGAGCTTATACAGAAATTAGTATAGGCAATAATTATGCTGCAGAGAGTGGTATGCTTTACAAATCAGGCACTCTTAAAGTATATAATGTACCACTCACTTTTAATCAAGACAGGCGACTCAATATTAAATTCCATGATGCTATTAAGATTAGTTATAAAAAACTTGCTTATTCAAGAGAGTATCACTTCCTACTAAATGGACTCATACATACACCCATGGATACAGATTATCTATCAAGAGATTTTAGTGTTGATTATGACATAACAAATTCTATTTTCAACGTAAAGATTAATAGTATATTTCAAGAACAAAAAGACTCTACAAGACTAGATTCACCACTTATTAAGAGAAACATTAATTTTAAAGGGTAA